A stretch of the Alnus glutinosa chromosome 6, dhAlnGlut1.1, whole genome shotgun sequence genome encodes the following:
- the LOC133870462 gene encoding mitogen-activated protein kinase homolog NTF3, with the protein MATPVEPPNGIRTPGKHHYSMWQTLFEIDTKYVPIKPIGRGAYGVVCSSVNRETNEKVAIKKIHNAFENRVDALRTLRELKLLRHLRHENVIALKDVMLPIHRRSFKDVYLVYELMDTDLHQIIKSSQTLSNDHCQYFLFQLLRGLKYLHSANILHRDLKPGNLLINANCDLKICDFGLARTSNVKGQFMTEYVVTRWYRAPELLLCCDNYGTSIDVWSVGCIFAELLGRKPIFPGTECLNQLKLIINILGSQRDEDLEFIDNPKANKYIKSLPFSLGTPFCRLYPNAHPLAIDLLQKMLVFDPSKRISVTEALQHPYMSPLYDPSSNPPAQVPIDLDMDEDLGEDMIREMMWKEILHHHPEAAIASLEVSS; encoded by the exons ATGGCAACGCCGGTTGAGCCTCCGAATGGGATTAGAACGCCAGGGAAGCACCACTACTCCATGTGGCAGACCTTGTTCGAGATCGACACCAAGTACGTGCCCATCAAGCCCATCGGTCGCGGGGCATATGGCGTCGTTTGCTCCTCCGTGAACAGAGAGACCAACGAGAAGGTCGCGATAAAGAAGATACACAACGCGTTCGAGAACCGCGTCGATGCGCTGAGAACCTTGCGGGAGCTGAAGCTTCTTCGGCATCTTCGGCACGAGAATGTTATTGCCTTGAAGGATGTGATGTTGCCGATCCATAGGAGAAGCTTCAAGGACGTGTATTTGGTTTACGAGCTCATGGATACGGATCTGCATCAGATTATTAAGTCTTCTCAGACACTCTCTAACGACCACTGCCAGTATTTCCTCTTTCAG TTGCTTCGTGGCCTGAAGTATCTCCACTCAGCAAACATCCTTCATCGTGACTTGAAACCTGGGAATCTTCTCATCAACGCAAACTGTGACCTAAAAATATGCGATTTTGGGCTAGCACGTACTAGCAATGTTAAGGGCCAGTTCATGACTGAATACGTTGTAACTCGCTGGTACAGGGCCCCAGAGCTCCTCCTCTGCTGTGACAACTATGGGACATCCATTGATGTGTGGTCTGTTGGTTGCATTTTTGCTGAGCTTCTTGGCCGGAAACCGATCTTTCCTGGTACAGAGTGTCTCAACCAACTTAAACTGATCATTAACATCCTTGGCAGCCAGAGAGATGAGGATCTTGAATTTATAGACAATCCAAAAGCAAACAAATACATTAAGTCACTTCCATTCTCCCTTGGGACGCCATTTTGCCGTCTCTATCCCAATGCCCACCCCTTGGCAATCGATCTGCTGCAGAAAATGCTTGTATTTGATCCGTCAAAGAGGATAAGTGTCACAGAAGCACTCCAACATCCCTACATGTCCCCACTGTATGATCCCAGCTCCAACCCTCCCGCCCAGGTCCCCATTGATCTTGACATGGATGAAGATTTAGGGGAAGATATGATAAGGGAGATGATGTGGAAGGAAATACTCCATCACCATCCGGAAGCTGCTATAGCTAGTTTGGAGGTCAGTTCCTAG